One genomic window of Globicephala melas chromosome 8, mGloMel1.2, whole genome shotgun sequence includes the following:
- the TNNT3 gene encoding troponin T, fast skeletal muscle isoform X2 produces MELQALIDSHFEARKKEEEELVALKERIEKRRAERAEQQRIRAEKERERQNRLAEEKARREEEDAKRKAEDDLKKKKALSSMGVNYSSYLAKADQKRGKKQTAREMKKKVLAERRKPLNIDHLSEEKLTDKAKELWETLYQLETNKFECAEKLKRQKYEIMNVRARVEMLAKFSKKAGTTAKGKVGGRWK; encoded by the exons ATGGAGTTGCAGGCTCTCATCGACAGCCACTTCGAGGCccggaagaaggaggaagaggagctgGTCGCGCTCAAGGAGAGAATC GAGAAGCGCCGTGCGGAGAGAGCTGAACAGCAGAGGATCCGGGCCGAGAAGGAGAGGGAGCGTCAGAACAGACTGGCG GAGGAGAAAGCCCGGCGGGAGGAAGAGGACGCCAAGAGGAAGGCCGAGGACGACCTGAAGAAGAAGAAGGCCCTGTCCTCCATGGGCGTCAACTACAGCAGCTACCTGGCCAAG GCTGACCAGAAGAGAGGCAAGAAGCAGACGGCCCGGGAGATGAAGAAGAAAGTCCTGGCCGAGCGGCGGAAGCCCCTCAACATCGACCACCTCAGCGAGGAGAAGCTCAC GGACAAGGCCAAGGAGCTCTGGGAAACCCTGTACCAGCTGGAGACCAACAAGTTTGAGTGCGCGGAGAAGCTGAAGCGACAGAAATACGAA ATCATGAACGTCCGGGCCAGAGTGGAGATGCTGGCCAAGTT CAGCAAAAAGGCCGGGACCACGGCCAAGGGCAAAGTCGGCGGGCGCTGGAAGTAA
- the TNNT3 gene encoding troponin T, fast skeletal muscle isoform X1: protein MELQALIDSHFEARKKEEEELVALKERIEKRRAERAEQQRIRAEKERERQNRLAEEKARREEEDAKRKAEDDLKKKKALSSMGVNYSSYLAKADQKRGKKQTAREMKKKVLAERRKPLNIDHLSEEKLTDKAKELWETLYQLETNKFECAEKLKRQKYEITNLRSRIDQAQKHSKKAGTTAKGKVGGRWK, encoded by the exons ATGGAGTTGCAGGCTCTCATCGACAGCCACTTCGAGGCccggaagaaggaggaagaggagctgGTCGCGCTCAAGGAGAGAATC GAGAAGCGCCGTGCGGAGAGAGCTGAACAGCAGAGGATCCGGGCCGAGAAGGAGAGGGAGCGTCAGAACAGACTGGCG GAGGAGAAAGCCCGGCGGGAGGAAGAGGACGCCAAGAGGAAGGCCGAGGACGACCTGAAGAAGAAGAAGGCCCTGTCCTCCATGGGCGTCAACTACAGCAGCTACCTGGCCAAG GCTGACCAGAAGAGAGGCAAGAAGCAGACGGCCCGGGAGATGAAGAAGAAAGTCCTGGCCGAGCGGCGGAAGCCCCTCAACATCGACCACCTCAGCGAGGAGAAGCTCAC GGACAAGGCCAAGGAGCTCTGGGAAACCCTGTACCAGCTGGAGACCAACAAGTTTGAGTGCGCGGAGAAGCTGAAGCGACAGAAATACGAA ATTACCAACCTCAGGAGCCGCATCGACCAGGCCCAGAAGCA CAGCAAAAAGGCCGGGACCACGGCCAAGGGCAAAGTCGGCGGGCGCTGGAAGTAA